Proteins encoded in a region of the Ancylobacter sp. SL191 genome:
- a CDS encoding acetyl-CoA carboxylase biotin carboxylase subunit gives MGISTIFIANRGEIAVRIIRAARELGLRTVQAVSAADGDMLAARLADAVAPVGPAHATKSYLNKEAVVQAALESGCDAVHPGYGFLSENADFAQMVEKAGLVFVGPKPETIRQMGDKARARQEAQAAGVPTVPGTEGVVADLETATSEAARIGYPVMIKAAAGGGGRGIRVACDEAELSVQFPQASGEARAAFGDGGLYLERFIGRARHIEVQVLGDGERAIHLFERECSLQRRRQKVWEEAPAACLTREQRRALCSSAVRLAERVGYRGAGTLEYLFDDTTGEFFFIEMNTRIQVEHPVTEMVTGVDLVRAMIRIAMGEPLALNQEDIVLKGHAIEARICAEDPAADFRPSPGTVSALTVPGGFGVRFDTLLYAGYTIPPFYDSLLGKLIAHDEDRTAAIVRLDRALGELTIEGLPTTAPLHRALATHPAVKTGTVHTRWLEEWLASAPLAVPALPIIATPA, from the coding sequence ATGGGCATCTCGACGATCTTCATCGCCAACCGCGGCGAGATCGCGGTGCGCATCATCCGTGCGGCGCGTGAGCTGGGGCTGAGAACGGTGCAGGCGGTCAGCGCGGCCGATGGCGACATGCTTGCCGCCAGGCTCGCCGATGCCGTTGCCCCGGTCGGCCCGGCCCACGCCACCAAATCCTATCTCAACAAGGAGGCGGTGGTGCAGGCGGCGCTGGAGAGCGGCTGCGACGCGGTGCATCCCGGCTATGGCTTCCTGTCCGAGAATGCTGACTTCGCGCAGATGGTGGAGAAAGCGGGTCTCGTCTTCGTCGGCCCGAAGCCCGAGACGATCCGCCAGATGGGCGACAAGGCCCGCGCCCGGCAGGAGGCGCAGGCCGCCGGCGTGCCGACTGTGCCCGGCACCGAAGGCGTGGTCGCCGATCTCGAGACCGCGACGTCGGAAGCCGCGCGCATCGGCTATCCGGTGATGATCAAGGCGGCCGCCGGCGGTGGCGGACGTGGCATCCGCGTCGCCTGCGACGAGGCTGAGCTGTCCGTTCAGTTCCCGCAGGCGAGCGGCGAGGCCCGTGCCGCCTTCGGCGATGGCGGACTGTATCTCGAACGCTTCATCGGCCGCGCCCGCCATATCGAGGTGCAGGTGCTCGGGGACGGGGAGCGCGCCATTCATCTGTTCGAGCGCGAGTGCTCGCTGCAACGGCGCCGGCAGAAGGTATGGGAGGAGGCTCCCGCCGCCTGCCTGACGCGCGAGCAGCGTAGGGCCCTGTGCTCATCGGCGGTGCGCCTTGCCGAGCGTGTCGGCTATCGCGGCGCCGGGACGCTGGAATATCTGTTCGACGACACCACCGGCGAGTTCTTCTTCATCGAGATGAACACGCGCATTCAGGTCGAGCATCCCGTGACCGAGATGGTGACGGGTGTGGACCTCGTGCGGGCGATGATCCGCATCGCGATGGGCGAACCCCTGGCGCTGAACCAGGAAGACATCGTGCTCAAGGGCCATGCGATCGAGGCGCGTATCTGCGCCGAGGATCCGGCCGCCGATTTCCGGCCCTCGCCCGGCACGGTCAGCGCGCTTACCGTGCCGGGTGGCTTTGGCGTGCGCTTCGATACGCTGCTCTATGCCGGCTACACGATTCCGCCCTTTTACGACTCGTTGCTCGGCAAGCTCATTGCCCATGACGAGGACCGTACTGCCGCCATCGTTCGGCTCGACCGGGCGCTCGGAGAGTTGACGATCGAAGGGCTACCCACCACGGCGCCGTTGCACCGCGCGCTTGCCACCCATCCAGCGGTAAAGACCGGCACCGTTCATACACGCTGGCTGGAAGAATGGCTGGCGAGCGCGCCATTGGCCGTGCCTGCCTTACCCATCATTGCCACTCCAGCCTGA
- a CDS encoding 2'-deoxycytidine 5'-triphosphate deaminase, translated as MGISGLSGEGILPGHAIEALAERGAIRLARPFDGDQVQPASLDLRLGPTAWRIRASFLPGPSETVADRLARLALHKLDLTGGEVLETGCVYLVELEEALALPSDIAASANPKSSTGRLDVFTRVIADRSRAFDVVPAGYEGKLYLEISPRTFPILVRRGSRLSQIRFRRGDARLDEAALAALNTADRLVDSATPDTVGGGIAVSVDLSGAGFGGLLGFRAKRHTAVIDMDKRAACEVEDFWEPLVTRGRRELVLDPDAFYILASKEAVHVPPSHAAEMVPFDPLVGEFRVHYAGFFDPGFGHDAAGGTGARAVLEVRSREVPFILEDGQIVGRLVYERMIERPRTLYGESLGSNYQAQGLKLSKHFLPWTRD; from the coding sequence GTGGGGATTTCCGGTCTGAGCGGCGAGGGCATCCTGCCCGGCCATGCCATCGAGGCTTTGGCCGAGCGCGGCGCCATCCGCCTTGCGCGCCCGTTCGACGGCGATCAGGTCCAGCCCGCCAGCCTCGATCTGCGCCTCGGCCCGACCGCCTGGCGCATCCGCGCGAGCTTCCTGCCCGGCCCGAGCGAGACCGTGGCGGACCGACTGGCGCGGCTCGCTTTGCACAAGCTCGACCTCACCGGGGGCGAGGTGCTGGAGACCGGCTGCGTCTATCTGGTCGAGCTCGAAGAGGCGCTGGCGCTGCCTTCCGACATCGCTGCCTCGGCCAATCCGAAAAGCTCCACCGGCCGGCTCGACGTGTTCACCCGCGTCATCGCCGACCGCTCGCGCGCCTTCGACGTGGTGCCGGCGGGCTATGAGGGCAAGCTCTATCTGGAGATCAGCCCGCGCACCTTCCCCATTCTGGTACGGCGCGGCTCGCGCCTGTCGCAGATCCGCTTCCGGCGGGGCGATGCGCGCCTCGACGAGGCCGCGCTTGCCGCCCTCAACACGGCCGACCGGCTGGTCGACAGCGCGACGCCGGACACGGTGGGCGGTGGCATCGCGGTGAGCGTGGATTTGTCCGGCGCCGGCTTTGGCGGGTTGCTCGGCTTCCGTGCCAAGCGGCACACAGCGGTGATCGACATGGACAAGCGCGCCGCCTGCGAGGTCGAGGATTTCTGGGAGCCGCTGGTGACGCGCGGCCGGCGCGAACTGGTGCTCGACCCCGACGCCTTCTACATCCTCGCCTCCAAGGAGGCCGTGCATGTGCCGCCGAGCCATGCCGCCGAAATGGTGCCGTTCGACCCGCTGGTCGGCGAGTTCCGCGTGCATTACGCCGGCTTCTTCGATCCCGGCTTCGGCCATGACGCCGCCGGGGGAACCGGCGCGCGCGCCGTGCTTGAGGTGCGCTCGCGCGAGGTGCCGTTCATCCTGGAGGACGGCCAGATCGTCGGGCGTCTGGTCTATGAGCGCATGATCGAGCGCCCCCGCACCCTCTATGGCGAAAGCCTCGGTTCGAACTACCAGGCGCAGGGGCTGAAGCTCTCCAAGCACTTCCTGCCTTGGACGCGCGACTGA
- a CDS encoding 5-oxoprolinase subunit B family protein has product MQTRYSFGGDEHIFVEVDEEMSLEAFFKSLSMTNAVREANIAGVTEICPANASFQIKFDPDIIAPHDLMAELKSFEAAAERAEKTIATRIIEIPVLYDDPWTNETLMRFRERHQDPNSTDLQYAARVNKYESVASFIAAHAAAPWFVSMVGFVAGLPFTYQLVERAKQIEVPKYLRPRTDTPRLTIGHGGCFGCIYSVRGAGGYQMFGVTPMPIYDPSGKISYLKHLMIFRPGDIIKFRAIERAEYDATVAAIDEGRFEPRIVPVPFSLDAFTADSDGTNAKLLEALHG; this is encoded by the coding sequence ATGCAGACGCGCTATTCATTCGGCGGCGACGAGCACATCTTCGTCGAGGTCGACGAAGAAATGTCCCTGGAGGCCTTCTTCAAGAGCCTGTCCATGACCAATGCGGTGCGCGAGGCGAACATCGCCGGCGTCACCGAGATCTGCCCGGCCAACGCATCGTTCCAGATCAAGTTCGACCCCGACATCATTGCACCGCACGACCTGATGGCCGAGCTGAAGAGCTTCGAGGCCGCGGCCGAGCGCGCGGAGAAGACCATCGCCACCCGGATCATCGAAATTCCGGTGCTTTATGACGATCCGTGGACCAACGAGACCCTGATGCGTTTCCGCGAACGCCATCAGGATCCGAATTCCACCGACCTGCAATATGCGGCACGGGTGAACAAGTACGAGAGCGTGGCGAGCTTCATCGCGGCCCACGCGGCCGCGCCATGGTTCGTATCCATGGTCGGCTTCGTCGCCGGCCTGCCTTTCACGTACCAGTTGGTGGAACGGGCCAAGCAGATCGAAGTGCCCAAATATCTGCGTCCGCGCACCGACACGCCGCGCCTCACCATCGGCCATGGCGGCTGCTTCGGCTGCATCTATTCGGTGCGCGGCGCCGGCGGCTACCAGATGTTCGGTGTCACCCCGATGCCGATCTACGACCCGAGCGGAAAGATCAGCTATCTCAAACATCTGATGATCTTTCGCCCGGGCGATATCATCAAGTTTCGCGCCATTGAACGCGCGGAGTACGACGCCACAGTCGCGGCCATCGACGAAGGGCGTTTCGAGCCAAGGATCGTCCCGGTGCCGTTCTCGCTGGACGCCTTCACCGCAGATTCCGACGGCACGAACGCCAAGCTGCTGGAGGCCCTCCATGGTTGA
- a CDS encoding O-succinylhomoserine sulfhydrylase gives MSQTDKLSPAEIAQLRPDTRLVQGGILRSPFGETAEALYLTQGYVYDTAEQAEARFKGEDPGFIYTRYSNPTAAMFETRLALLEGAEVARATASGMAAVTASLLCQLKSGDHVVAARALFGSCRYVIEELLPRFGVATTLVDGTDLSAWQAAVRPETKVFFLESPTNPTLELVDIAGVAAISKAAGACLIVDNVFATPMLQSPLTLGADVVVYSATKHIDGQGRCLAGVVLCSEKFLTDHLQTFLRQTGPSVSPFNAWVMLKGLETLPLRVERSQATAGALADRLAAQGKVGKVIYPYRADHPQHELAKRQMRGGGTLVTFEIEGGKAGAFRFLNALKVVRISNNLGDAKSLVTHPATTTHQRFSPEARAEMGISDGMVRLSVGLEHVDDLTDDVTRALAAV, from the coding sequence ATGAGCCAGACCGACAAGCTTTCCCCCGCCGAGATCGCCCAGCTTCGTCCCGATACCCGCCTCGTGCAGGGCGGCATCCTGCGCTCGCCCTTCGGCGAGACCGCCGAGGCGCTCTATCTGACGCAGGGCTATGTCTACGACACCGCCGAGCAGGCGGAGGCCCGCTTCAAGGGCGAGGATCCCGGCTTCATCTACACGCGCTATTCCAACCCGACGGCGGCGATGTTCGAGACCCGTCTCGCGCTGCTCGAAGGCGCCGAGGTGGCGCGCGCCACCGCGTCCGGCATGGCGGCGGTGACCGCCTCGCTGCTCTGCCAGCTGAAGAGCGGCGACCATGTGGTGGCGGCCCGCGCGCTGTTCGGCTCCTGCCGCTATGTGATCGAGGAATTGCTGCCGCGCTTCGGCGTCGCCACCACGCTGGTCGACGGCACGGACCTCTCCGCCTGGCAGGCGGCAGTGCGGCCGGAGACGAAGGTGTTCTTCCTGGAGAGCCCGACCAACCCGACGCTGGAACTGGTCGACATTGCCGGCGTCGCGGCGATCTCCAAGGCGGCGGGCGCCTGCCTCATCGTCGACAACGTGTTCGCGACCCCCATGCTGCAGAGCCCGCTGACGCTCGGCGCGGATGTGGTGGTCTATTCCGCGACCAAGCACATTGACGGGCAGGGCCGGTGCCTCGCCGGCGTCGTGCTGTGCTCGGAGAAGTTCCTAACCGACCATCTCCAGACCTTCCTGCGCCAGACCGGCCCGTCCGTCTCGCCCTTCAATGCCTGGGTAATGCTGAAGGGGCTGGAGACGCTGCCGCTGCGGGTCGAGCGGTCGCAAGCGACGGCGGGCGCGCTGGCCGACCGGCTGGCCGCGCAGGGCAAGGTCGGCAAGGTGATCTACCCCTACCGCGCCGATCACCCCCAGCATGAGCTGGCCAAGCGCCAGATGCGGGGCGGCGGCACGCTCGTCACCTTCGAGATCGAGGGTGGCAAGGCCGGCGCCTTCCGCTTCCTCAACGCGCTGAAGGTGGTGCGCATCTCCAACAATCTGGGCGATGCCAAGAGCCTCGTCACTCATCCGGCGACCACGACGCACCAGCGCTTCAGCCCCGAGGCGCGGGCCGAGATGGGGATTTCCGACGGGATGGTGCGCCTCTCCGTCGGCCTGGAACATGTGGACGACCTCACAGACGACGTCACCCGCGCGCTCGCCGCCGTCTGA
- a CDS encoding TrkH family potassium uptake protein: MIDLRPIAAILGVLLAVLGTTMMIPALVDLIAGQRDFLVYAATAVITAFVGLSLWLAGRSGEVERLGIRQAFVLTAASWVVLSAFAAVPFMWAETDLSFTDAYFEAMSGLTTTGATVISGLDDRPPGVLIWRAFLHWYGGIGIIVMAMALLPMLRIGGMQLFRAESSDKSEKVLPRAAQMAKGILGSYLLLTFACALTYAFLGMSVFDAVAHAMATISTGGFSTHDASISFFKSPAIDYAAIIFMISGSLPFVLYVRVLAGDFSRIFANAEVRLFFALVAIFTLISTVQQVNGGIAVGETALRQALFTVVSLMSTTGFVAVDYTHWGPPSDALFFVVLFLGACTGSTAGGMKTFRIAILGSALVQHLKRIIYPSGVFPARYGGKPIGDDVVASVLSFAFLYLTSFLVIGIAINALGFDLITSLSASITALANAGPGLGPVVGPAMNFAGLPDSVIWLLSFAMLLGRLELFTVLVLILPSFWRR; encoded by the coding sequence GTGATCGACCTGCGCCCGATCGCCGCCATTCTGGGCGTCCTGCTCGCCGTGCTGGGCACGACCATGATGATCCCCGCTCTGGTGGATCTGATCGCCGGGCAGCGGGATTTTCTCGTCTACGCCGCCACCGCCGTCATCACCGCCTTTGTCGGCCTCTCCCTCTGGCTCGCCGGCCGCTCCGGCGAGGTCGAGCGGCTCGGCATCCGCCAGGCCTTCGTGCTGACGGCGGCGAGCTGGGTCGTGCTCTCGGCCTTCGCCGCTGTCCCGTTCATGTGGGCGGAGACGGATCTGAGTTTCACCGACGCCTATTTCGAGGCGATGAGCGGGCTCACCACCACCGGCGCGACGGTGATCTCCGGTCTCGATGACCGCCCGCCCGGCGTGCTGATCTGGCGCGCCTTCCTGCACTGGTATGGCGGCATCGGCATCATCGTCATGGCGATGGCGCTGCTGCCCATGCTGCGCATCGGCGGCATGCAGCTCTTTCGCGCCGAATCCTCCGACAAGTCCGAGAAGGTGCTGCCGCGCGCGGCGCAGATGGCCAAGGGCATTCTCGGCAGCTACCTGCTGCTCACCTTCGCCTGCGCGCTGACCTATGCCTTTCTCGGCATGAGCGTGTTCGACGCGGTGGCGCACGCCATGGCGACGATCTCGACCGGCGGGTTCTCCACCCACGACGCCTCCATCAGCTTCTTCAAGAGCCCGGCCATCGACTATGCGGCGATCATCTTCATGATCTCCGGCTCGCTGCCCTTCGTGCTCTATGTGCGGGTGCTGGCCGGCGACTTCAGCCGCATCTTCGCCAATGCCGAAGTGCGGCTGTTCTTCGCTCTGGTAGCGATTTTCACGCTGATTTCGACGGTCCAGCAGGTGAATGGCGGCATCGCGGTGGGCGAGACGGCGCTGCGCCAGGCGCTGTTCACCGTGGTGTCGCTGATGTCGACCACCGGCTTCGTCGCGGTGGACTACACCCATTGGGGCCCGCCGAGCGACGCGCTGTTTTTTGTCGTGCTGTTCCTCGGCGCCTGCACCGGCTCGACCGCCGGCGGCATGAAGACCTTCCGCATCGCCATTCTCGGCTCGGCTCTGGTGCAGCATCTCAAGCGCATCATCTACCCAAGCGGGGTGTTCCCGGCGCGCTATGGCGGCAAGCCGATCGGCGACGATGTGGTCGCCTCGGTTCTATCCTTCGCCTTCCTGTATCTGACGAGCTTCCTCGTCATCGGCATTGCCATCAACGCGCTGGGCTTCGATCTCATCACGTCCCTCTCCGCCAGCATCACCGCACTGGCCAATGCGGGGCCCGGACTCGGGCCTGTTGTCGGTCCGGCGATGAACTTCGCCGGTCTGCCGGACAGCGTGATCTGGCTGCTCTCCTTCGCCATGCTGCTCGGGCGGCTGGAATTGTTCACCGTTCTCGTGCTGATCCTGCCGAGTTTCTGGCGGCGCTAG
- a CDS encoding acetyl-CoA carboxylase, with translation MAKTIQAPLPGTFYRSAAPGEPAFKSVGDAVAVGDTIGLIEVMKSFTPVVAEEAGTLTAFHVENEDAVMAGQPLYDLDA, from the coding sequence ATGGCGAAGACGATACAGGCACCGCTTCCGGGTACCTTCTACCGGTCGGCCGCGCCGGGCGAGCCGGCGTTCAAGTCCGTGGGCGATGCGGTCGCCGTGGGCGACACGATCGGCCTCATCGAAGTGATGAAGTCCTTCACGCCGGTCGTCGCCGAAGAGGCGGGCACGCTCACCGCCTTCCATGTGGAGAACGAGGACGCGGTAATGGCGGGCCAGCCGCTCTACGATCTCGACGCCTGA
- the argE gene encoding acetylornithine deacetylase encodes MLAARTTTEELLAYLVAFDTTSRNSNLALIDFVRDYLAAYGVESVIIPEESGQKASLFATIGPKGVGGVCLSGHSDVVPVDGQPWTTDPFTLTPLDGRVYGRGSCDMKGFIATCLAMVPQMTATKLATPIHLLVSYDEEIGCTGVVPAVRRLGVDLPLPRACIVGEPSSMRVVDAHKSGIAYKTTVTGREAHSSMPQLGANAIFAAAELIGELDRYRAELIAAGDPSGRFDPPSTTLQVTVIEGGTAGNIVPRQCAIRWNVRGLPDFDEETLLARFKAFAEGTVLPKLLASAPEASITTDFIYKVPPLAPQTGSEAELLALRLAGQNRTYTVAYGTEGGHFQAQGIPTVICGPGSIDQAHKPDEFIEVSQLRACERFLSGLIAECVG; translated from the coding sequence ATGCTTGCCGCACGAACGACGACCGAGGAACTGCTCGCCTACCTCGTCGCCTTCGACACCACGAGCCGCAACTCCAACCTCGCGCTGATCGATTTCGTGCGCGACTACCTCGCCGCCTATGGCGTGGAGAGCGTCATCATTCCCGAGGAGAGCGGGCAGAAGGCCAGCCTGTTCGCCACCATCGGCCCGAAGGGCGTGGGCGGCGTCTGCCTTTCCGGCCATTCCGACGTGGTGCCGGTGGACGGCCAGCCCTGGACCACCGACCCCTTCACGCTCACGCCGCTCGATGGGCGGGTCTATGGCCGCGGCTCCTGCGACATGAAGGGCTTCATCGCCACCTGCCTCGCCATGGTGCCGCAGATGACGGCCACAAAGCTCGCGACGCCGATCCATCTTCTGGTGTCCTATGACGAGGAGATCGGCTGCACCGGCGTGGTTCCGGCGGTGCGCCGGCTCGGCGTCGATCTGCCGCTGCCCCGCGCCTGCATCGTCGGCGAGCCGAGCTCGATGCGGGTGGTGGACGCACACAAGTCGGGCATCGCCTATAAGACGACGGTGACCGGGCGCGAGGCGCATTCCTCCATGCCGCAGCTCGGCGCCAACGCGATCTTCGCCGCCGCAGAGCTGATCGGCGAGCTCGACCGCTACCGCGCTGAACTGATCGCGGCCGGCGACCCGAGCGGGCGCTTCGACCCGCCCAGCACCACGCTACAGGTCACGGTGATCGAGGGCGGCACCGCCGGCAACATCGTGCCGCGCCAATGCGCGATCCGCTGGAACGTGCGTGGCCTGCCCGATTTCGACGAGGAGACGCTGCTCGCCCGCTTCAAAGCCTTCGCGGAAGGCACGGTGCTGCCGAAGCTGCTGGCCTCGGCGCCCGAGGCCAGCATCACCACCGATTTCATCTACAAGGTGCCGCCGCTGGCGCCGCAGACAGGCTCGGAGGCCGAGCTTCTGGCGCTGCGCCTCGCCGGGCAGAACCGCACCTACACCGTCGCCTATGGCACGGAGGGCGGGCATTTCCAGGCGCAGGGCATCCCCACCGTGATCTGCGGGCCAGGCTCCATCGACCAGGCGCACAAGCCCGACGAGTTCATCGAGGTCAGTCAGTTGCGCGCCTGCGAGCGGTTCCTCAGCGGGCTGATCGCCGAGTGCGTGGGGTAG
- a CDS encoding LamB/YcsF family protein → MGVVINCDMGEGFGLYRCGDDAGIMPHINIGNVACGFHASDPMVMRETVRLAVANGVAVGAHPSFPDLQGFGRRDMAMTREELAACVLYQIGALKAFLDDAGLKLNHVKPHGALYGAAMRREEVAQAVADAALVYGVPVIGMAGTLHEEVYRSRGLAFVSEYYADLDYDSAGALLITRAHAARDPVEAARRAVRMLTDGKATTIDGRDFDMKADTICIHSDTPNAVELARVLKESVRPWLA, encoded by the coding sequence ATGGGTGTCGTCATCAATTGCGACATGGGCGAGGGGTTCGGCCTGTATCGCTGCGGCGACGATGCCGGCATCATGCCGCATATCAATATCGGTAACGTCGCCTGCGGTTTCCATGCCTCCGACCCGATGGTGATGCGCGAGACGGTGCGTCTGGCTGTCGCGAATGGTGTGGCGGTGGGCGCGCACCCGTCCTTTCCGGACCTGCAGGGCTTTGGCCGTCGCGACATGGCGATGACGCGGGAGGAACTCGCTGCCTGCGTCCTCTACCAGATCGGCGCGCTGAAGGCGTTCCTGGACGATGCCGGCCTGAAGCTCAATCATGTGAAGCCGCACGGTGCGCTCTACGGCGCCGCGATGCGCCGCGAAGAGGTGGCGCAGGCCGTGGCCGACGCCGCCCTGGTTTATGGCGTCCCGGTGATCGGCATGGCCGGCACGCTGCACGAAGAAGTCTATCGCAGCCGAGGCCTCGCCTTCGTCTCGGAATACTATGCCGATCTCGACTACGATTCCGCGGGCGCGCTGCTGATCACCCGCGCGCATGCGGCGCGCGATCCCGTGGAGGCGGCGCGGCGGGCGGTGCGGATGCTGACGGACGGCAAAGCGACCACCATCGACGGCCGTGACTTCGACATGAAGGCCGATACGATTTGCATCCACTCCGACACGCCGAACGCGGTGGAGTTGGCGCGCGTCTTGAAAGAGTCGGTGCGGCCTTGGCTTGCCTGA
- the apaG gene encoding Co2+/Mg2+ efflux protein ApaG — translation MYRATTRGVQVTVTPRFAPERSDPERGQYFWAYTVDILNLGVDTVQLRARRWIITDALGRVQEVRGAGVVGEQPVLPPGGHFEYTSGVPLPTATGIMEGSYDMVTQAGEAFDAAVPPFSLDLPGLARTLN, via the coding sequence ATGTATCGGGCGACGACGAGAGGCGTTCAGGTGACGGTGACGCCGCGCTTCGCCCCGGAACGTTCCGATCCGGAGCGGGGCCAGTATTTCTGGGCCTACACGGTGGATATCCTTAATCTCGGCGTCGACACCGTTCAGCTGCGAGCCCGGCGCTGGATCATCACCGATGCGCTCGGCCGTGTGCAGGAAGTGCGCGGCGCGGGGGTCGTCGGCGAGCAGCCGGTGCTGCCGCCCGGCGGGCATTTCGAGTATACGAGCGGCGTGCCGCTGCCGACAGCGACCGGCATCATGGAAGGCAGCTACGATATGGTGACGCAGGCCGGAGAGGCCTTCGACGCCGCCGTGCCGCCCTTCTCGCTCGACCTGCCCGGTCTCGCCCGCACGCTCAACTGA
- a CDS encoding LysR family transcriptional regulator yields the protein MSISLKQIRYFVAAAETGRISQAAVELNVSQSAVTAAIQQLEGMLGARLLDRTPTGVSVTLEGSRFLSQGRQILTAVAEAVRDARHSTDEISGTVRVGVTYTVSGYFLPRHQMRFQSSFPGISIELFEAPRSVVEQALVDGALDVAVLLVSNLNNREDLASQLLLRSARRLWLAPSHPLTRPERVSLADVARYPYVMLTVDEAKHTALRYWTALGLEPRTIFRTSSVEAVRSMVGGGMGITVLSDLIYRPWSLEGQRIELRDLADEVPSMDVGLAWRRDASFTAATRAFCDFLRFAVAGDSAGRSASSDESRGRTGAIEI from the coding sequence ATGTCGATTTCGCTGAAGCAGATCCGCTACTTCGTCGCAGCCGCCGAAACCGGGCGGATCAGCCAGGCCGCCGTCGAACTGAATGTCTCGCAGTCTGCGGTCACCGCCGCGATCCAGCAGCTGGAGGGGATGCTGGGGGCGCGGCTGCTCGACCGGACTCCCACAGGGGTGAGCGTGACGCTTGAGGGCAGCCGTTTTCTGTCCCAGGGACGTCAGATCCTGACAGCGGTGGCCGAGGCGGTGCGCGACGCCCGCCATTCGACCGACGAGATTTCCGGCACGGTCCGCGTCGGCGTGACCTATACCGTCTCCGGCTATTTCCTCCCGCGCCATCAGATGCGCTTCCAGTCGAGCTTTCCCGGCATCTCCATCGAATTGTTCGAGGCGCCGCGCTCGGTGGTGGAGCAGGCTCTGGTCGACGGGGCTCTGGATGTCGCGGTTCTGCTGGTTTCCAATCTCAACAACCGCGAGGATCTCGCCAGCCAGCTGCTGCTGCGCTCGGCGCGCCGGCTGTGGCTGGCGCCGTCACATCCGCTGACCCGGCCGGAGCGGGTCTCCCTCGCCGATGTGGCGCGCTACCCTTATGTCATGCTGACCGTCGACGAGGCCAAGCACACGGCCCTGCGCTACTGGACCGCGCTGGGACTTGAGCCCCGCACGATCTTCCGCACCTCCTCGGTGGAGGCCGTGCGCTCCATGGTCGGCGGAGGCATGGGGATCACCGTGCTGTCCGACCTGATCTACCGGCCGTGGTCGCTGGAGGGGCAGCGTATCGAACTGCGCGATCTGGCCGACGAGGTGCCGAGCATGGATGTGGGCCTGGCATGGCGGCGCGACGCCAGCTTTACCGCGGCGACGCGGGCGTTCTGCGATTTCCTGCGCTTTGCCGTGGCCGGCGACAGTGCCGGCCGTTCGGCGTCTTCGGACGAGTCACGCGGTCGGACGGGTGCCATCGAAATTTAA
- a CDS encoding biotin-dependent carboxyltransferase family protein produces the protein MVERSFEVVKAGLATTVQDLGRPGYYHLGLPLSGAMDRFALIAANRLVGNPDGAAGLEAVFLGPELRFSADALVAITGAELPPRLDGVEQPLWTAFAVKAGQVLSFAFLKAGARAYIAINGGIDVPEVLGSRSTYALGALGGFEGRALKAGDVVPLGAPTATGHEGATLPASGRRPVHASGVEIRVVPGLYWHRITEEAQAGFFEDSWKVAPEADRIGYRFRGGRKLDFVPRKQPFGAGSDPSNIVDSCYPYGSIQVPGGTEPIVLHRDAVSGGGYFMIGTVISADMDLIGQLQPHQPVRFAAVTLKDALKARAAETMRLKQLDLLLPLQGR, from the coding sequence ATGGTTGAACGCTCCTTCGAGGTCGTCAAAGCCGGCCTTGCCACAACCGTGCAGGATCTCGGCCGTCCGGGTTACTATCACCTCGGTCTGCCGCTCTCCGGTGCGATGGACCGCTTCGCGCTGATCGCCGCGAACCGTCTGGTCGGCAATCCCGACGGCGCGGCGGGGCTGGAAGCGGTGTTCCTCGGCCCGGAACTGCGTTTCTCCGCCGACGCGCTCGTCGCCATCACCGGCGCCGAGCTGCCGCCCCGCCTCGATGGCGTCGAGCAGCCGCTCTGGACCGCCTTCGCGGTGAAGGCCGGGCAGGTGCTGTCCTTCGCCTTCCTCAAAGCCGGCGCGCGCGCCTATATCGCCATCAATGGCGGCATCGACGTGCCCGAGGTGCTCGGTTCGCGCTCGACCTATGCGCTCGGCGCCTTGGGCGGCTTTGAGGGCCGCGCACTCAAGGCGGGCGATGTTGTGCCGCTGGGAGCACCGACGGCGACAGGGCATGAGGGCGCGACGCTGCCGGCATCAGGCCGCCGTCCGGTTCACGCAAGCGGCGTGGAGATCCGGGTGGTGCCGGGCCTCTACTGGCACCGCATCACCGAAGAGGCGCAGGCCGGTTTCTTCGAGGATAGCTGGAAGGTGGCTCCCGAGGCGGATCGCATCGGCTACCGCTTCCGCGGCGGTCGAAAGCTCGACTTCGTCCCGCGCAAGCAGCCTTTCGGTGCCGGTTCCGACCCGTCCAACATTGTCGACAGCTGCTATCCCTATGGCTCGATACAGGTGCCGGGTGGCACCGAGCCGATCGTGCTGCACCGCGACGCGGTGTCGGGGGGCGGCTATTTCATGATCGGCACGGTGATCTCGGCCGACATGGACCTGATCGGGCAATTACAGCCGCACCAGCCCGTGCGTTTCGCCGCCGTGACGCTGAAGGACGCACTCAAGGCGCGTGCGGCAGAAACGATGCGGCTCAAGCAACTGGACCTGTTGCTGCCGTTACAGGGTCGGTGA